The window TGCCGTGGTGAAGGAGTCGTGGGAAGTCCGAGCGCTATAACTGTGAAAGTGAGACGTGGCTCTAGAGACggtcaaaaaataatttacaaaaatggaGGCAATCAAGAGCCGAATAAACGACCAGGCGACGTGTACGTTATATTGGAATCGATAGATCATCCAATATTTACAAGAGATGGGGATGATTTGACAATTACAATGCAATTGACCATGGTGGAAGCGCTGTGTGGATTTGAGAAATACATTGAAACACTGGACAAGCGACAGTTGCGCCTCAAATGTCCTCCCGGAACGGTTGTCCAAGACTACGATCAAAAGTGTGTACCTGGTGAGGGAATGCCCAAATTCAACAATCCAACAGAGAAGGGCAACCTAATAATAACATTTGAAGTTGATATACCGAACCGGATTCGCACGAAACACATAAAGTCGCTCGAAGAATGTCTACCGCCCCGAGAAGTGATAAATATACCTATGCATGTTAAAGAGTGCAACATGGTGAGTATTTACTTTCCCCTTTGCACGACGAACGGAGTATAATGAATTTGcaactttttgttttccaGTTCGATCTTAGCAAGCGATATCTGCACAACAATCCGCTTGGTAAAGTTTATAGATTACTACCCAATGGTGATCTTATTCTGGTTAACGGTCGACACGATCGACATGCCCAACACGATCAACATGCCCAACACGATCAACATGCACAACACGATCAACATGCCCAACACGATCAACACGCCCAACACGATCAGCATGCCCAACACGATCAACATGCCCAACACGATCAACATGCCCAACATGATCAATATGCCCAACTGGATCAACATGTCCAACTGGATCAACATGCCCAACTGGATCAACATGCCCAACTGGATCAACATGCCCAACTGGATCAACATGCCCAACACGACAACGATAACCACTATGATTACGATAACCACTATGATTATCAATACGAACACCAAGAACAATACTACCTCGACGAAGACAGTTACGAAGTCCAAAGAAACTACGAACATCCAAGCGAATACGATCGCCACTACAATCATCAGGGAAATGAATCGACGAACCACTTCCATCAAGAAGATTTCGATCAGCAGGAAGATGATTCAATGGAATCCTACGACGCGACCCGACAATATCGTTCCAATTAAAAGAATTTGTCTTGTCTATGCCCTAGACTCTCGGGCATCGAAGAGGATCTATTTTATCTGGTTAGTTAAAGAAATAATCGAGTTATTAATTGTATAGGAAATTCGATAGAAAAAATGTGGAATCAGTCATCAttccacattttttgtgtCGGAGGCGACTTCTTGTAGTTATATTTAGAATTAAtgcaatattttcatatgTTTCGGTTCtctcattttcaataaagaaattgaaggaaaaaaatatttatttttttaccacAAGAAACTCAAAGTATCCAAAATTACTGCTACTTGAAGGAATTGTGACGGTAAAATAGTTATAGACAAAGACAAAAGAAGAGTAAGTCGGAATCTCTCAATCGGTTCGACGAGTGGATCCGCGGAATGAATGTGGCTTGAATTAGTTTCAATTGAATTCACTACTCATAACATGCCAAGCTGGCCTGAATgttacctgaaacctgatttgataaattttgacCTGACCCGAAACCCGAAACATAGTAATTAGATCAGGGTTCCTgttgacctgaaattttcttgcttgaagtgcgtggCAATGTTACGaggtttttgttaaataattaattttctcatttcttGCTGTTGAATTGCGAGTTCATAAAAAACATTAGAACGAACAGTTAATTTTTACTCACCACCGCCCTTGTTGTTGCCCTGGATGACTTCAATTCAATAACGTATTGCTTAATTCCTTCTCCGGATAACTGCCTTCCACACACAACATCCGAACTGATAAACTTATTTTTaaccaaattaatttaaacatcaCGAAAATACGACAAAAATAGGTTATTTAATAACCGCCATCTGCTCTTGTTGCGAAGTTCGAACTTCCACTTCGAAAAGTGCTTGAAATGGCGGGCGTCAGTTGAGTGGCGGTTTCTTGTTAGCGGAAATTTTCACAGTACTCGTGTTAaacgaaagtttaaaaaatgtatgctttAATTTTAGATGGATCATCAATTATTAAAGTTCTAGTCACTTTTGCAACAGTATCAGTTAAGGGCAACTCTGTACCTATATTAAACTGTGAAAGGAAACTTTCTTACAAATCATTCTACATAACCGATTTATACataagaaaacataaaaaattaaaaggaaaagcattaactattgaagtaaataaACTTCGTCCAGCTTGGTACGCATTCGGACAATTTAGTGCAGAGTTCAACCTTCGAACTTTGTCTCTCAACAAAACCGCACGAAACTAATGACTGGTGAACCAACTTAAGATTGATAATTTGTAaagaaaatagcaaaaatgaATCCAAAACTGtccgaaatttacaaaacggGTACTACATTGCTGCTACACTATACCATGTTATCTATACGATATATCGCATCAATAcgtacattttctttcacTGAAATTGCGCCGGAGGGTACCTGCAATTGTAGCAGCAATACAACTTTAGGCGAATAACTTTGCACGACAGTGAACGGAGTTCAAGGCAAATACCTTCAGAAACAATGAAATTCGGATGATTGAAGGTGATAATGGATCTCCAAAGTTTGGTGACTAAATaaccactttaccataaaattttaacgaacATGAAATTATGGCAATTATTTGGCGACCGACCAACCGAGTTGGGACACATCGGTCAGTATAATATGGGGGTAGAGCACACGAGTCTAATTCTTTTCACAAAATCAAGGAGCTGCAAATTCCAACACGGAGAGCGGACTAGTATGTTTGGTATATGATCTTTCAAGTGCCATTTCCAAAATACTGAGATTACTCTTTAACGAATTACGATCTCGACTCTACTCTCTTCGAGACATATTTGCACTGTGTAGGTATACTGCGTAATAAacacgagacattgaaaacagGGTTTTGTCCTAGTATTTATCAAGGTAAATAAACATATTGAATCCGCCAAAACACACGTACCCCTACTTTCAgctgaatataatttttataatgttgGACACAAGTGTAATTCACTTTGTTATGTTGTAGCACATGCAAAACTCAATACTAAACAACgcaacataacaaatcttatattcacccgaatcttgctattccctgagggTTTGCgctaccttcagtatgtttatatataCCTTGGTATTTATGACAACAAATTTATGACTGTCAaattatcaatgaaagtaaatgatcATCAATATCCACTAGGCCATTCCTAGAGGGTGTTTTAACGTTACACAATTTTGCAACGAACCAAACCACCAATATCACAAAACGTACAAGAAGTCTTCTACAAAATAAGAACGAAGAGACCTAGAACCAATAATCACGTCTTGCGACGTCGCTTTGATGGAACGAGCCAACGAAGATGagaagctgtttcgacctccgaatATGGTGGTGGTCACAGGGCAGTATAGGACAATCCATCGTCAGTTGTTGCCACCATATTCGTTCACAAGACAGCGAATATTACCTCTTGAACGAAGTGATATGTAATATTCTGAAACAATTTGCTAGGTATCTAGCACGTAGGAATCAACGAAGGTGACACTTTTAACCGAGGCGTGTCTTGCCTCTACGTAACTttgaaaaactatttgctAACACAGAGTCGAAAACAACGAGGGCAGAAACACAGggaaacgagccgtcagaacagtcggagcgtttgctgcgactgagccccgtacgaaccgtacatctattgcgcacgtgaccctagttcgtccgtcgccctactcttaccgtaagtctactgcgcccgtaaacgtcggcaaagaaaaattcttatgaaatgtgtacgtcttaaaaattgcgcatagcgcaattacgaagccccgtacgatgttcctttcaaacgtaacacaaatttcaaattgacctaaaatttcctcagtcctatattagcctatatttacctataaataaacaatttactgataaatatgctagtatatagctcaaaataactatctataccgttgtatagctcaatatagctatatatatttatatatagatatccatatttgggatccttgaaacaccccacacacgtAACCACtaacttcccactgatcagtgactttgtaagtatcattttcacagatttat of the Bradysia coprophila strain Holo2 chromosome X unlocalized genomic scaffold, BU_Bcop_v1 contig_752, whole genome shotgun sequence genome contains:
- the LOC119070299 gene encoding dnaJ homolog subfamily A member 1-like, producing the protein MATNEELLPRTEYLKHTIRLTLNELYTGTERKLFVHNNRVCDECVGTGSISGRPKVYNDCEQCHGLGIKSVITRPAPDVEQRIVRDCYMCWGDGSAIIPANRCRTCRGEGVVGSPSAITVKVRRGSRDGQKIIYKNGGNQEPNKRPGDVYVILESIDHPIFTRDGDDLTITMQLTMVEALCGFEKYIETLDKRQLRLKCPPGTVVQDYDQKCVPGEGMPKFNNPTEKGNLIITFEVDIPNRIRTKHIKSLEECLPPREVINIPMHVKECNMFDLSKRYLHNNPLGKVYRLLPNGDLILVNGRHDRHAQHDQHAQHDQHAQHDQHAQHDQHAQHDQHAQHDQHAQHDQHAQHDQYAQLDQHVQLDQHAQLDQHAQLDQHAQLDQHAQHDNDNHYDYDNHYDYQYEHQEQYYLDEDSYEVQRNYEHPSEYDRHYNHQGNESTNHFHQEDFDQQEDDSMESYDATRQYRSN